The DNA region TTGTGGAATATCTACAGACTCGCAGAATATCTGTAGACTGAGCCAACTCTAATGGTGAGATTAAGAGGTTCTTTATTCGTGTGTCGGTGAATCACAAATATAGCTCTCAATAGAATCCAAACATCACCAAGCAAACCCCTCTTGGATCGTATTCCAGTCCTGCAGGGATGTTTATACTTGACTTGGAAGGTCTTCTTGTTAAACGAAACAAGGCCTGACAATGAAGCACAAAGATAAGCCAGGTTCTTGTCTAAACTGTTCTTCTGTTTTGCCTCATACAGCTAAAACCTTTTGATTCAGAGGTTTTCAAAGTCAGATTTAGTACGAATCCTCTTTTGTAATTTACAGTTCAGTTCTAGATGATTTCATAGTCTCGTAGACGTTCTATTATAGTTTTAACCGTTTTGTTGGATGGCATTTTCTTAATTTACAGGGtcagaaatataaatacaagtttgaataaagctaaaatattttgctaaatattttccaGCATGCTGCAGAGAAACCACTAGCAACAAACTTCTATCTAGTATATTATTAGAAGGATATTTGGTTATTCTATTGACAGTTTTGGCAGCTCATGTAACTGTAATTACTGCTGTAATTAATCTCTCAATTTAGGAGCATCAGAAATCCACACAAATAAAAGGGTAACAGGaagttctgaaaaaaacaatcaagaagCAATAGTTGGAACTTGCCTTCAGTGTTGCCAAGCAACTAATTGTTTGTCTCCTTTCACCGCTGAGCTTTTTTCAAGATGGCGTTGAGCTGGTTTTTCTGGAGTTCAGTCCAGTATGAAGGTTTTGGGCCAGGGGTTCCCCTCTCAGCTGTGTTGTAACATCCATTTGACTGTGGAGAAGACACACATGCTCCAGTTTATGAGTCATCATTTTCAACCAGAATTGTGCCAGAAGTTTGATGGTTACCCATTGTTGGCGTGtctgtttatatttgtattGTTACCATGTGTGGATCAGAGACTTGCAACCGGTTATGACACTGCACCCtaacaaaagaacaaattatTAAACCTTGCATATTAATATTTGGATCACAATTGTAGGTTTGCTATATCCAAGATATCCAGGTTAACAAATTTGTGTCTTTATGAGAGAAAATAACTTACTCCCCCCACCCCCAGAACTAATCCAggtatttgttttcttaactAATAGAATATTTACTCTCCTTCATTCACTGCATCTGGCCTGATACTAGTTAAGGCCACCCTGAAGGAAACCTGATGCCCTTCTTAAAGTCTtctattgctgtttttggctgaTTCCAGGGAGGATGGAGCAGAGGCCTCAGCAATAAAAGTGGGCTTTGTTACTTATAACAAGGTGCTTCACTTCTACAACGTGAAGAGCGCTCTGGCCCAGCCGCAGATGATGGTGGTGTCAGACATAGTCGAAATGTTCGTCCCGCTGCTCGACGGCTTTCTCGTGAATTACCAGGACTCCAGGGCCGTCATCTACAAGTAAGACACGTATTATAACATATCTCAAAAATGAGTGTCCGTGGACCTCAAGTTGGAAGCAAGCAAATGTCTCCATTGACTGTCCCCATTCAGTCAACAGGACTGGCACCTGTTGGCTTTGACCAGTTCTTAATCTCTCCTCTCTTCAGCCTCTTGGATCAGATCCCCGACATGTTTGCAGACACCAACGAGAGTGAGACGGTCTTCGCTCCCGTCATCCAGGCTGGAGTGGAGGCGTTTAAGGTTAGCAACAGTCTGACATGTGTCAGCATGTAGGGGGACACGTTGGCACTTCCTGTCATCATCCATGTCGTCATGCACTGTTTTGAGTTTATATGTAACCTGAAACGTGTTTCCATTTGTGTGTTGGGTTCTCACAGGTCGAAGGATTCTGTTTTCTATATTTCTAGTAGAAATATGTGCTCTTGTAGGTCCCCTCCATGACTTATGGAAAACTTTAGTACTTAGCGCTTTCTCCCAGTCAATCGTCCTGTACTTCTGAATAGCACTGCATGCAGTTCATTCAAACTTTATTAGCAGTTCATGGTTACACAAAGTAAAATTAGACAAACcagaatacaaataaaaaaatatcaatttaaaatataaaaccacagggcaataaaaactaaaatcacacacaaacactgaaacagtGTTTTTAGTGTTCATTGTTTCAGATTTATGGGACTACAGACCCTGACACTGGAGTCCACTTAGGCAAGCATTTTCTCAATCTATTGTTTGTGGTCAGTTAAAGCTAACAGACGGCTTGTTTCTCTGATGTAAGATCAGGGTTTATGGTTAACTTGAAGTAGTAGATGGAACACAATATTGCGGAACTAGAATATTTACATATCAGTTTGCCCACTTCTGGatttttttgcacagattttTGTTGCTACACAAACCAAATTGTGACAACCCAGTCAGATTTGCATGTAATCTGTTGTCGTCCTTCCAGGCAGCAGAATGCAGCGGGAAGCTCTTCATCTTCCACTCGTCCATGCCCACCGCTGAGGCTCCAGGGAAACTGAAGAACAGAGACGACAAAAAGCTGGTCAACACCGACAAGGAGAAAGTGAGCTCCTTTTTTAGATGAACTTTCTTTAAATGTCGGTTTATAACCTGCTCATTACGAATCAACGATGTCTTACCCAACACTGATGGCCTTGTTTGTACAATAGACCCTTTTCCAGCCTCAGAAAGGAGTGTATGAGCAGCTGTCTAAAGACTGCGTGGCACAAGGATGCTGCGTTGATCTCTTCCTCTTCCCCAGCCAGTACCTTGATTTGGCCTCCATGGCCGATGTGCCTTCACACACCGGAGGCTCCGTCTACAAGTACAATAACTTCCAGGTAAAGAGCTCAGCCTCAATACCTCCTGGCTTGTTGCACAACAAGCTCTCAAgacactgcagaaacacaatttGCAACTCTTATGGTTCTCTTCTGAGTCATTTTTATAATTACGTGAGCTGTGTCAGTGTTACCTTATGCTCAAACAGgaggagggattgctgcaaagtaaAGAGCTGAATGGAAACAGCTGTGCTTCCTGAGATGGAAAACTAGCATTTGGCTGCTTTGTATTCTCACTAGAACCAAAGTGAAAGGCTTTTGATTAAAGTGGAACCCATTTAGTTTGATTGATATGGCcttaaatttcttttacaaatggAATCGGTTTGTTCTCTGAAGTGCCTTGAGACGACATGTGCACTAAACTAATGAAATGaataactttgtaatttaaacaGATctagaaaaatgtctaaattatgctacaaaaatatctacataattcagaggaaaaaataacCTCAAATAGTTCTGTAAAAGTAACTCTCTTATAAAGACGATAAGCAGGAATCTTGTTAGTAAAACTGAATTCTCTAAAGCCacatataaaataattgattcTTGTTTTCGCAAGTCCAGAtcttttatttgtcttctgCCCTCTGGTGGAGTATCTAAGTATTACAAATAGCAGGAGAGTTTTATTCAAGACGGACTATTCACTCACTGTGTAGGAAACAGAGTCCAGTTTTTAGATTGTGACAGAAAGTAAAATGTCacaaagattatttaaaaaaaatgttaatagttacagaacaaataaacaataaggaTTGTTTTCATAAACAACTGAAAAGATGTGCATTAATTCTGATGCTTACGTTATGCAGGGGTCCATAAAATATACCTTTAGAGCTTTCTTATTTAGTAGCtagatttaatttgtaaaaaccGTAATACATTTACACCTTGATTTATACTTgaacaacaacatttaaataataaaaataaattgtcaaaGCATCTAACAAAGTCCTAAAAGATGTTTAAAGTACAGAGTTTTCTATTTCTTGTACCcagttttttaaagataatataAACATATTCTTCATGCAGAGTTTTATTAAGTCACAAAGTGAAATCTGAATTCCGCTGAGATGTCAGGATGTATTTACTTTTACTAATTTCTCAGGCTGTTTAGCCAAACAAGACCAAATAGTGACAATAGTGCCATCTGCTGACAGGTGGCGACCGATGGGGAGCACTTCCTCAGAGACCTGAGGAAGGATTTGCAGAAGAGCCTGGGATTCGATGCCGTAATGAGAGTCCGCACCAGTACAGGTAAAGAAAAGCAAACCTTTACGTCCTATTGTTAAAGTTGGCCACCAGATTTTTTGCACAGTGCCGTGTGTGTGACCCTCCAGGCTTCAGGGCCACAGACTTCTTCGGGGCCATTTACATGAACAACACCACAGACGTGGAGATGGCAGCTGTGGACTGCGACAAGGCTGTGACCGTGGAGTTCAAGCACGATGACACTCTCAGCGAGGAGTCGGGGGCTTTTATGCAGGTCCGCCTCTCAGAAACAAAATCCGCTTAATACATGGCGACGGATCctgttgaaaacatttcattgttcTTTAATTCCCAGTGTGCTTTGCTGTACACCACCATCAGCGGTCAGCGACGCCTCCGCATCCACAACCTGAGCCTGAACTGCACCTCACAGCTGTCTGAGCTGTACAAGTGCTGCGAGACGGACTCGCTCATCAACTTTTTCGCCAAATCAGGTCAGCTCCTGTTTTAATgcttaaagtagaaaaaaagtcTCCTCTTAAGAGGGTTAAATATCCTAGTTGAACCCACAAAGGAGAAGCTGGTGCAGGCACACGCTGGCTCACCAGTCAGGAATGTGAAAACAGCTATTTGTGTCTGAATTACAAAAACGAGGACAAGGCATCGGATATCATTCAGGCAGACGAGACTCAAACAAAACATCTCGTCGTATGTGACACACAGGTTTCCAAAACAATTCTTCaaactttattagttttatttcttatagTTTCTGCTATATCAGCCTTTTTTGAAAGGTGATTGGAGCAAATTTAGTGTAAATATTTCTACCTAGATGACAAGAATGTTCTTCTTTTCATTGAAATTGGAGTAAATGTGAAGGAACACTGAACTTATGtcttaaaggtcatttttaaagaattgcaTAAGTGTTTAAAAGTTCAGCCTTACTGCTTCCAGCTTACCGTGCCATACTGAACCAGCCTGTGAAGAACGTGAGGGACATCCTGGTCAACCAGACGGCCCACATGCTGGCCTGCTACAGGAAGAACTGCGCCAGTCCATCAGCTGCAAGCCAGGttggagaaataaagaaaaacatttagtgatTCTCATTTTAGCATAAAAAGCTCCTGtttaactgtatttttctgTATGCAGCTGATCCTGCCTGATTCCATGAGAGTGTTCCCAGTCTACATGAACAGCCTGATGAAAACTGCTCCACTAGTGGGCAGCACTGAGCTTTCCACAGACGACAGGGCCCACCAGCGGCTGTCCGTCATGGCTATGGGGGTGGAGGACAGCCAGCTGCAGCTCTACCCACGCCTCATCCCGCTGGTAGGTGCAGGCAGACAAACTGTGCATGGTCAGCGGTTCTTTGATCAAAACGTCAGCGAACCATGCTTCCTGTCTCCCAGCACAACGTGGACGTTGGCAGCGAGGCGGTGCCCGATCCGGTCCGCTGCTCTGAGGAACGCCTCTCAGACTCCGGCCTGTTTCTGCTGGAGAATGGGCACTCCATCTTTCTGTGGCTGGGCCAAGCGAGCCCGCCGGATCTGATCCAGAGCCTCTTCAACGCGCCCTCGCTCGCCCATTTGCAGCAAGAACACATGGTGAGAAGTCATCTCATTACACACAGGATGAAACAGTTTGTCTCTTTAGTCTCCAGATGAATTTAATGGGAATTAGAACGACTGGGTGTGTTAATGTGGCCTAGAATCACAAATGCCACTTCTTCTGCTCTTGTAACCATTAGCAGAATCAATATTACAAACCTTTGCTTTAAACTTTAACCTTCTTTGTGTGGTTAGTTCACGCTGCCAGAGCTGGACAACCCGCTGTCAAAGAAGGTCCGAGCCATCATCAGTGAGCTGCTGGAGAAAAGGCCAAACTCTATGAAGGTAAcaactaaaacaacaacaagctgctttcaaaggaggagataaagaataaaagatacacttttaaatgataaaacagcAACCTACAAGAAGAGATCATAcatgtaaagtggaaggaaaataatttgtaatttccatgttttttgacAATACATGCTAGTAATATGTGTTCAACCCAAGATACTTTAGTAGAAACACCTTGAGCTTGAAATGAACCTCGGAGCTTTAAGAGAATGAAATGTCTGCCCATTCTTTGCAACATAACTAAATATGATTAGATGGACAGGATAATGATTTGAAAGTCTTGCCTCTGATTCTAAATTTccatttaagtctggactttgactgggccacacaaacactttgatctAAGCCATTCCATTTTAGCAGTGAGTTTGGAGTTGTCCTGCTATAATGAGGACCTCCAGCCCATCTCAAGTCTTCTGGAGCCtcttaacaggttttctttttgtttcgcTATAAATTGTTCAAagcatatattattttataaccaAACCCTTCTTCAAATGTCTGcatatgtttgtgtttacattACCTACCGGTGGATTCCAATTACTAATTAGACAACTGGTTACACGGACCTAATTTTTGGGGATAGACACAAATGCACAcagattttcagatatttttagaagttaaatcatacatattttttcttctacttcacaatcATCTACCATTGTGTTATAGATTGAATTTTGcaattgtaatgtgacaaaaagtgaaagttCAGAATTTGAGTTAATTTGTAAGGCGGTGTATAGTGTAAGTGTTGGTGAGAAACATGTAgatgtaaagtaaaataaataaactacacaGTTTCTAGAATATTAGTTACAAAAATCATGTAGAATTAATCCTGTACTACtctgccacataaaatcccagtaaaataagAGGAAGTGAGAAAGTCGTAACAGTATGAATAAGTTACAAACTACTGTGAAGTGACGACCACAGCAGAGGCTCCCCTCCTCAGGTTACCTGGAGTTCTTACATCATCATGAAGTTTCCAGCTCCTTCACAAACTGCAAACTTGTAACATTTCTCTCATCCTGCTCAGCTGCAGATCGTGAGGCAGAGAGACAAACCGGAGATGTTGTTCCGTCAGTTCCTGGTGGAGGACAAAGGCCTGCACGGCGGCGCCTCCTACATGGACTTCCTGTGCTACGTTCACCGGGAAATCAGGCAGCTGCTCACCTAAGCTGACACACCTGGCCTCAGAACATTTCAGATGATCCATAACAAATTTCTAAGAGATATGAATGATAACGTGACTGCAGACAGCCTTCATGAAGCCCGGAGCCCAAAGCTGCCTCTGGGATGGTTTGATGTGCAAATAACATCTTTTCATTAAGAACTTGCAGTAAATGAGGATCTAAAATCAACTTTGGCCTCAGCA from Xiphophorus maculatus strain JP 163 A chromosome 14, X_maculatus-5.0-male, whole genome shotgun sequence includes:
- the sec24d gene encoding protein transport protein Sec24D, with protein sequence MSQQGYVAAPPYSQAQPGIGGYQGGFGAPPAQPLYGHYGGPPQGFNAPPAGVMKSPPTSPAGMPPSPVSSQYNPSVQQNGAHPQRYASPSAASPPYGQPSHSVYNNMASPAPPTQQLANQMSAMNLGSYAPGTMQSQPLPPTSSVAQQHFQTPAPAMGQPQIHPAPQAPHMASQNQMSPPQSPLTNMLASGQPMGGQSMAGPPMGGQSMTGPPMGGQSMAGPPMGGQSMAGPPMGGQSMTGPPMAGMNMPFPGPPPSGQGAFQQHGTGPTAPSGYPQQSGQFGGLMSGPQPGMSGGFPGTSGGLAGPPQKKLDPDSIPSTTQVIEDDKARLGGHVFSTNMRGQVPPLVTTDFTVQDQGNASPRFIRCTTYSLPCTAELAKQCQVPLASIIKPFAKLPKNETPLYVVNHGETGPIRCNRCKAYMCPYMQFIDGGRRYQCSFCNCVSEVPVFYFQHLDHMGRRVDFYERPELSQGSYEFVATLDYCKNNKPPNPPAYIFMIDVSYTNIKSGLVKLVCDELKSLLEKLPREDGAEASAIKVGFVTYNKVLHFYNVKSALAQPQMMVVSDIVEMFVPLLDGFLVNYQDSRAVIYNLLDQIPDMFADTNESETVFAPVIQAGVEAFKAAECSGKLFIFHSSMPTAEAPGKLKNRDDKKLVNTDKEKTLFQPQKGVYEQLSKDCVAQGCCVDLFLFPSQYLDLASMADVPSHTGGSVYKYNNFQVATDGEHFLRDLRKDLQKSLGFDAVMRVRTSTGFRATDFFGAIYMNNTTDVEMAAVDCDKAVTVEFKHDDTLSEESGAFMQCALLYTTISGQRRLRIHNLSLNCTSQLSELYKCCETDSLINFFAKSAYRAILNQPVKNVRDILVNQTAHMLACYRKNCASPSAASQLILPDSMRVFPVYMNSLMKTAPLVGSTELSTDDRAHQRLSVMAMGVEDSQLQLYPRLIPLHNVDVGSEAVPDPVRCSEERLSDSGLFLLENGHSIFLWLGQASPPDLIQSLFNAPSLAHLQQEHMFTLPELDNPLSKKVRAIISELLEKRPNSMKLQIVRQRDKPEMLFRQFLVEDKGLHGGASYMDFLCYVHREIRQLLT